One part of the Enterococcus sp. DIV1094 genome encodes these proteins:
- a CDS encoding sugar transferase produces the protein MNILDSIINRVLAAFALLILSPLLIIVSILLKLENPELSPFFSQTRIGKNQKKFTLYKLRSMREVTQQELIALDRLNEAGEQMFKIKEDPRITPIGRIIRKTSIDELPQLINVIKGEMALVGPRPPLPNEVAKYTDHDLQRLTVLPGCTGLWQVSGRSDVSFEEMVDLDLQYIENKSLWFDLKILCLTVPAVLKMKGAY, from the coding sequence ATGAATATTCTTGACTCAATCATCAATCGTGTTCTTGCTGCTTTTGCGCTGTTGATTTTATCCCCTTTACTTATTATAGTAAGTATTCTTTTGAAGCTGGAGAATCCAGAACTCTCTCCTTTCTTTTCCCAGACAAGAATTGGAAAAAACCAAAAAAAATTTACTCTTTATAAGTTACGAAGTATGAGAGAGGTCACGCAACAAGAACTTATCGCACTTGATCGATTGAATGAAGCTGGAGAGCAGATGTTCAAAATTAAAGAAGATCCACGTATCACACCGATTGGCCGGATTATACGTAAAACAAGTATTGATGAATTGCCACAATTGATCAATGTAATAAAAGGCGAGATGGCCTTGGTGGGGCCACGTCCTCCTTTACCTAACGAGGTAGCTAAATACACAGATCATGATTTGCAACGTTTGACTGTCTTGCCAGGTTGTACTGGTTTATGGCAAGTGAGTGGTAGAAGTGATGTTTCGTTTGAAGAAATGGTTGATTTGGATTTGCAATATATTGAGAATAAGAGTCTATGGTTTGATTTGAAGATATTGTGTTTGACAGTCCCAGCGGTCTTAAA